From the genome of Spinacia oleracea cultivar Varoflay chromosome 2, BTI_SOV_V1, whole genome shotgun sequence, one region includes:
- the LOC110796161 gene encoding uncharacterized WD repeat-containing protein C2A9.03-like isoform X2, with product MQNSSVMHWSALRKRSEEVLNVSKPIVPTMKCPQSLPEPLSRVQISTMCVKDNLLVAGGFHGELICKYLNQLDVVFSTKVTTEENAITNAVDICNSPSGSKWVIVGNNDAEVRVFDAANFVCLNRFCFPWSVNNTLASPDGKLIAVLGDSSECLVSESHTGKVIGTLKGHSDYSFSSAWHPDGRILATGNQDTTCRLWDIRNMSRSLEVLKGRMGAIRALKFSSDGRFLAMAEPADFVHVFDTQSGYEKAQEIDLFGEIAGISFSPDTEALFVGVADRTYGSVLEFNRRHRNGYLDAIF from the exons AAGTGTCCTCAATCGCTTCCCGAGCCCTTGTCTAGAGTGCAGATTAGCACGATGTGTGTGAAGGATAATCTCTTGGTGGCTGGTGGTTTCCATGGGGAGCTAATCTGCAAG TACTTAAATCAGCTGGATGTGGTATTCAGTACAAAAGTAACGACAGAAGAGAACGCTATCACTAACGCAGTAGATATATGCAACAGCCCTAGTGGTTCAAAATGGGTGATAGTTGGCAACAATGATGCTGAAGTTCGAGTTTTTGATGCTGCAAACTTTGTTTGCTTGAATCGTTTCTGCTTCCCTTGGTCTGTGAAT AATACTTTGGCGAGTCCCGATGGCAAGTTAATTGCCGTCCTGGGTGACAGTTCCGAGTGCTTGGTTTCCGAATCCCACACAGGAAAAGTCATTGGTACCCTCAAAGGACACTCCGATTACTCATTCTCTTCTGCTTGGCACCCTGACGGACGAATCTTAGCCACCGGAAATCAAGACACAACATGCAGACTATGGGATATCCGAAACATGTCTCGGTCCCTCGAGGTACTTAAGGGAAGAATGGGTGCGATAAGAGCACTGAAATTCTCATCAGACGGCCGGTTTTTAGCCATGGCTGAACCAGCTGACTTTGTGCATGTCTTCGATACACAATCTGGGTATGAAAAGGCGCAAGAAATTGACCTGTTTGGGGAGATTGCAGGGATTTCTTTCAGCCCTGATACTGAAGCGTTGTTTGTCGGGGTTGCTGATCGGACTTATGGTAGTGTGTTGGAGTTTAATCGAAGACATCGTAATGGATACTTGGATGCCATATTTTAG